A part of Vespertiliibacter pulmonis genomic DNA contains:
- a CDS encoding GrxA family glutaredoxin encodes MYVEIFGRMTCPYCVKAKQLAEKMKAELPDFDFEFIDMEVKGISKADLEPRVGKPVATVPQVFLDNEHIGGYSDFAPVVQAKFGITL; translated from the coding sequence ATGTATGTAGAAATTTTCGGGCGTATGACTTGCCCATATTGCGTAAAAGCAAAACAGTTAGCAGAAAAAATGAAAGCGGAGTTGCCGGATTTTGATTTCGAGTTTATTGATATGGAAGTAAAAGGAATATCAAAAGCGGATCTAGAGCCTCGTGTAGGTAAGCCAGTTGCGACAGTTCCTCAGGTATTTTTAGATAACGAACATATTGGCGGGTATTCAGATTTTGCTCCTGTAGTTCAAGCAAAATTTGGCATTACTTTGTAA
- a CDS encoding YadA C-terminal domain-containing protein, producing MKLQKKHSMATTALFLLSALTSGSIFADNNGQEGQEATIEDVLNDINEVLDDSINHIEAAEAQIITHENALLEHEKELRIHEAEIIDNKEVLQNHADHIQTLQANVEDVNAFIADTNTINEKTLNSITKHNEQITAHYNAITQQHDLLMNHNDVLKQNTDTLTQHDQQLDEHSEVLHNHANSIEDLIERKAEKIDLENKADIAQLNQVNHQVTKNTSNITANKANIDNLIERKAEKSDLVNKADIAQLNQVNHQVTKNTSNITANKANIDNLIERKAEKSDLVNKADVAHINRVENLVRNNATHIETVKKQTRNNTAHIQNLDNRVNKLDKKMRKGLATQAALTGLFQPYSVGKANITAAVGGYQSNTALALGTGYRFNENVATKAGIAVSTNKHSAVSYNVGVNYEW from the coding sequence ATGAAATTACAAAAAAAACACTCAATGGCAACTACGGCATTATTTTTACTTTCTGCTTTAACATCTGGTAGCATATTTGCTGATAATAATGGGCAAGAAGGGCAGGAAGCTACTATAGAAGACGTTTTAAATGATATTAATGAAGTATTAGATGATAGTATTAATCATATTGAAGCCGCTGAAGCTCAGATTATTACTCATGAAAATGCACTTCTTGAACATGAAAAAGAACTTAGAATTCACGAAGCAGAAATTATTGATAACAAAGAAGTACTTCAAAACCACGCTGACCACATCCAAACATTGCAAGCAAACGTTGAAGACGTTAATGCATTTATTGCTGATACTAATACAATAAACGAAAAAACACTTAACTCTATTACAAAGCACAATGAACAGATTACAGCTCATTATAATGCGATAACTCAACAACATGATCTACTTATGAATCATAATGATGTATTAAAGCAAAACACCGATACGCTTACTCAACATGATCAACAACTAGATGAACATAGTGAAGTTTTGCATAACCATGCGAATAGCATTGAAGATTTAATTGAACGTAAAGCTGAAAAAATAGATTTAGAAAATAAAGCAGATATTGCCCAACTCAATCAAGTTAATCATCAAGTGACCAAAAATACAAGCAATATCACAGCTAACAAAGCAAATATTGATAATTTAATTGAGCGTAAAGCTGAAAAAAGCGATTTAGTAAATAAAGCAGATATTGCCCAACTCAATCAAGTTAATCATCAAGTGACCAAAAATACAAGTAATATCACGGCTAACAAAGCAAATATTGATAATTTAATTGAGCGTAAAGCTGAAAAAAGCGATTTAGTAAATAAAGCAGATGTTGCTCACATCAATCGTGTAGAAAACTTAGTCCGGAATAATGCCACCCATATAGAAACCGTAAAAAAACAAACACGCAATAATACCGCACATATTCAAAACTTAGATAATCGAGTGAATAAACTCGATAAAAAAATGCGCAAAGGTTTAGCAACACAAGCTGCATTAACTGGTTTATTTCAACCATATAGCGTCGGAAAAGCAAATATCACTGCAGCAGTCGGCGGGTATCAATCAAATACCGCACTTGCATTAGGTACTGGCTACCGTTTCAATGAAAATGTTGCAACAAAAGCAGGCATTGCTGTAAGTACGAATAAACACAGTGCCGTCTCTTACAATGTAGGCGTGAACTACGAGTGGTAA